In Candidatus Dadabacteria bacterium, a genomic segment contains:
- the fsa gene encoding fructose-6-phosphate aldolase, whose translation MKFFIDSANMEEIKSAAAFGIVDGVTTNPSLVSKEGSQESFEDLVKEICDVVKGPVSAEVLSTEYSEMISEGRRLAGIDENIVVKLPMTEDGVKATKTLSDEGVNVNVTLVFSPSQALLAAKAGAAYVSPFVGRLDDVSSDGMNLVLDICEIYAHYAYETEILVASIRHPMHIVEAAKMGADVATFPYRVFTQLFKHPLTDIGLERFLKDWGKK comes from the coding sequence ATGAAGTTCTTCATAGATTCAGCGAACATGGAAGAAATCAAGAGCGCCGCGGCTTTCGGAATAGTGGACGGCGTAACAACAAACCCTTCACTTGTCTCCAAAGAAGGAAGCCAGGAAAGCTTCGAGGACCTAGTCAAGGAGATATGCGATGTGGTAAAGGGCCCGGTAAGCGCGGAGGTGCTGAGCACCGAGTATTCCGAGATGATCTCGGAAGGCAGGAGACTGGCGGGTATAGATGAAAATATAGTCGTCAAGCTTCCTATGACCGAAGACGGTGTTAAGGCCACGAAAACCCTCTCGGACGAGGGTGTGAATGTTAACGTCACCCTTGTTTTTTCTCCTTCCCAGGCGCTTTTGGCCGCAAAAGCTGGAGCTGCCTACGTAAGCCCTTTTGTCGGAAGGCTTGACGACGTGTCGTCAGATGGAATGAATCTTGTGCTTGATATTTGCGAAATCTACGCGCACTACGCCTACGAAACCGAGATACTGGTCGCAAGTATAAGGCATCCAATGCACATAGTGGAAGCGGCAAAGATGGGAGCCGATGTTGCCACTTTCCCTTACAGAGTATTCACTCAGTTGTTCAAGCATCCTCTCACCGACATAGGACTTGAGAGGTTTCTTAAGGACTGGGGGAAGAAGTAG